Proteins from a genomic interval of Lactococcus protaetiae:
- a CDS encoding endonuclease MutS2 has product MNKKILKILEYDKVKSQFVNDLTTAQGKKELTELLPLTDQNKIQLLFDELSDFRILTQENGLLNLSKTTDLTEILRRLELDGELNGKEFVEIKKLVQLGVNIVRYFDAAENVEIPTLQLTLDKVVDLSILTKKLEIFDNAGSLYDNASSDLLRIRDAIKRYQSDIRKIMQEMLTKNLSVLTENVITIRNDRQVLPVKAENKNKIPGVIHDMSASGQTLYIEPNAVVALNNNLNQKRIEEKNEISRLYRELSKEVKPYTTAIRQNAWLIGHIDLIRAKYLYLTKHKATIPTLTEEKDITLFEARHPLIDSSTVVANDIKFSADLNTIVITGPNTGGKTITLKTVGLLSALAQSGLPILAGEGSRIHLFDEIFADIGDEQSIEQSLSTFSSHMTNIVHILEKADDNSLVLFDELGAGTDPKEGAALAIAILEQLRRAEIKTIASTHYPELKAYGVETDSVINASMEFDIDKMQPTYHLQLGVPGRSNALEISRRLGLSSEIIKEASSQISDEEHDVNHMIQSLEEKTREVIESANHIKKVERENIALHRDLTRVYNQINREREMELEKAHKEAQELVKKASHEAQEILKNLNDKATLKPHEIIAARADLEALAPTIDFSQNKVLKKAKAKRGLKQGAEVNVMSFGQRGKLIRLEKDGRWTVQMGSITTKLAESQFEVIETEEQKQAKTKNITKKVTSKVKAQLDLRGLRYEEAELELDSYIDQALLANLIQITIVHGIGTGVIREMVQKKLQKNRHIKSYEYAPINAGGSGATIAILK; this is encoded by the coding sequence ATGAATAAAAAAATCTTAAAAATATTAGAATATGATAAAGTCAAATCACAATTTGTGAATGATTTGACAACTGCTCAAGGGAAAAAAGAACTGACAGAACTTCTCCCACTTACTGACCAAAATAAAATTCAGCTTCTTTTTGATGAACTTTCTGATTTCCGTATTCTCACGCAAGAAAACGGACTTTTAAATCTGTCAAAAACAACAGATTTGACAGAAATTCTTAGACGATTAGAGCTTGATGGAGAACTTAACGGCAAGGAATTTGTCGAAATAAAAAAATTGGTTCAGCTTGGTGTCAATATTGTAAGATATTTTGATGCAGCTGAGAATGTAGAAATACCAACCCTACAACTCACTTTGGATAAAGTCGTTGATTTGTCAATACTGACAAAAAAACTAGAAATCTTTGATAATGCTGGGAGCCTTTACGATAATGCATCATCAGATTTACTCCGTATTCGAGATGCCATCAAGCGCTATCAGTCTGATATCCGCAAAATTATGCAAGAAATGCTGACAAAGAATTTGTCAGTACTGACAGAAAATGTCATCACTATCCGTAATGATCGTCAGGTGCTTCCTGTCAAAGCAGAAAATAAAAACAAAATTCCAGGTGTTATTCATGATATGTCAGCGAGCGGGCAAACACTTTATATCGAGCCAAATGCTGTAGTAGCACTAAATAACAACCTCAATCAAAAACGCATTGAAGAAAAAAATGAAATTTCACGTCTCTATCGAGAATTGTCGAAAGAAGTTAAGCCTTATACTACAGCAATTCGTCAAAATGCTTGGTTAATCGGTCATATTGACCTCATTCGTGCAAAGTATCTTTATCTGACAAAACATAAAGCAACCATTCCAACACTTACGGAAGAGAAAGATATTACGCTTTTTGAAGCACGCCATCCTTTGATTGATTCTAGTACTGTTGTAGCAAATGATATAAAATTCTCCGCAGATTTGAACACAATTGTGATTACAGGACCGAATACAGGTGGTAAAACAATTACACTCAAGACTGTGGGGCTGCTTTCTGCGTTAGCACAGTCTGGTTTGCCGATTTTAGCAGGTGAAGGAAGTCGTATTCATCTTTTTGATGAAATCTTTGCAGATATTGGAGATGAACAATCTATTGAGCAAAGTTTATCAACATTTTCTAGTCACATGACAAATATTGTTCACATTCTTGAAAAAGCAGACGACAACAGTCTAGTATTATTTGATGAACTTGGTGCTGGTACTGACCCGAAAGAAGGAGCAGCGCTTGCGATTGCCATCTTAGAACAACTTCGTCGTGCAGAAATCAAAACGATAGCAAGTACACATTATCCTGAGCTGAAAGCCTATGGTGTGGAAACGGATAGTGTCATCAATGCTAGTATGGAGTTTGATATTGACAAGATGCAGCCTACTTATCATCTTCAACTTGGTGTTCCAGGGCGGTCAAATGCGTTAGAAATATCAAGACGATTGGGACTTTCTTCCGAAATTATCAAAGAAGCAAGTAGTCAGATTTCAGATGAAGAACATGATGTGAATCACATGATTCAAAGCCTCGAAGAAAAAACGCGAGAAGTCATTGAAAGTGCCAATCATATTAAAAAAGTGGAACGTGAAAATATTGCGCTTCATAGAGATTTAACGCGGGTCTACAATCAAATTAATCGTGAGCGTGAGATGGAGCTTGAAAAAGCTCATAAAGAAGCTCAGGAGCTTGTGAAAAAGGCAAGTCATGAAGCTCAAGAGATTCTCAAAAACCTTAATGATAAAGCAACCCTCAAACCTCATGAAATCATTGCAGCAAGAGCGGATCTTGAAGCACTTGCTCCAACGATTGATTTTAGTCAAAACAAGGTGCTCAAAAAAGCTAAAGCCAAACGCGGTCTCAAACAAGGGGCTGAGGTCAATGTCATGAGTTTCGGACAAAGAGGAAAGCTCATTCGTCTTGAAAAAGATGGACGTTGGACTGTTCAAATGGGTTCAATTACAACAAAACTTGCAGAAAGCCAATTTGAAGTGATTGAAACAGAAGAACAAAAGCAAGCAAAAACTAAAAATATCACCAAAAAAGTAACGAGTAAAGTCAAAGCGCAGCTTGACCTACGTGGGTTGAGGTATGAAGAAGCAGAGCTTGAGTTGGATAGCTACATTGACCAAGCACTGCTTGCAAACTTGATTCAGATTACGATTGTTCACGGAATTGGTACAGGGGTAATCAGAGAAATGGTACAGAAAAAACTTCAGAAAAATCGTCATATTAAATCATACGAATATGCGCCGATTAACGCTGGTGGGTCAGGGGCAACAATTGCAATATTGAAGTGA
- a CDS encoding CvpA family protein: protein MLLNLIILIALIWAFMIGYSRGLILQAIYSFGTILSAIIAANNYKGLAKQISMWIPFSSATENSHLLLFSNDLLFHLDEAFYAGVAFLMIFVVVYVIIRLIGLFLRFTMKPLGKNGKIIAGVLGLLATYFGLQMLLIILSLVPLATVQSHIDASFLARFMVLHTPVTSGLLQNLFIENIVHINPLS, encoded by the coding sequence ATGTTATTAAATTTGATTATTTTAATTGCACTAATTTGGGCATTTATGATTGGCTACTCACGTGGTCTGATTTTGCAAGCTATTTATAGCTTTGGAACAATTCTTTCAGCGATTATCGCAGCGAATAACTATAAAGGACTTGCCAAGCAGATTAGTATGTGGATTCCTTTTTCAAGCGCTACAGAAAACTCACATCTCTTGCTGTTTAGCAATGACTTGCTTTTTCATCTAGATGAAGCATTTTATGCGGGAGTAGCCTTTCTGATGATTTTTGTAGTGGTTTATGTCATCATCCGACTCATTGGACTTTTCCTACGCTTCACTATGAAACCACTAGGAAAAAACGGTAAGATTATTGCAGGAGTATTAGGCCTTTTGGCAACCTATTTTGGGTTGCAAATGTTGCTCATTATCCTGAGCTTAGTGCCGCTTGCAACGGTTCAGAGTCATATTGATGCAAGCTTTCTTGCTAGATTCATGGTATTACACACACCAGTAACATCAGGATTACTTCAAAATTTATTTATTGAAAATATTGTCCACATTAATCCACTTAGTTAA
- a CDS encoding NAD(P)/FAD-dependent oxidoreductase: MQNVDLIIVGAGPVGLYAAFYAGMRGLSVAMIESAEVAGGQPQNLYPEKLIYDVAGLPAISGINLTKNLLEQVARVPHELFLGESVQKIEKVTDGFFVSTDKEKRSAKAVLLTTGAGLLTPRKLGVEREEQFAESGKISYFIQSLEEFRGKRVAVLGGGDSALDWSLMLENVAEKVYLIHRRTAFRAHEITVEQISESSVKIHVPYTLSALTETGLLLTKVKSDEKVNLSVDKILVNYGFVTNHIDLIDEIELSRNGRVKTNREQQSNIEGLYAAGDASDYIGKVPLMSAGFGEAVTAINAMTKVLTLDHAIRKGHSSSLF; this comes from the coding sequence ATGCAGAATGTAGATTTGATTATTGTTGGAGCGGGTCCTGTTGGACTTTATGCAGCATTTTACGCTGGAATGCGAGGTTTATCTGTGGCAATGATTGAGTCTGCGGAAGTTGCAGGGGGACAACCACAAAATCTGTACCCTGAAAAATTGATCTATGATGTTGCAGGATTGCCTGCAATTTCAGGAATTAATTTGACCAAAAACCTTTTAGAACAAGTGGCACGAGTGCCTCATGAGCTTTTCCTGGGCGAATCTGTTCAAAAAATTGAGAAAGTCACTGACGGATTTTTTGTCAGTACTGACAAAGAAAAAAGAAGCGCAAAAGCGGTGTTATTAACGACAGGAGCTGGACTTTTGACTCCGAGAAAACTGGGTGTGGAACGCGAGGAACAATTTGCTGAATCTGGAAAAATATCGTATTTTATCCAGTCACTCGAAGAGTTTCGAGGGAAAAGGGTTGCGGTGCTTGGAGGCGGAGATTCGGCTTTGGACTGGTCATTGATGCTTGAAAATGTTGCAGAAAAAGTGTACCTTATTCACCGTAGGACTGCATTTCGTGCTCATGAAATTACCGTTGAGCAAATATCTGAGTCAAGTGTGAAAATTCATGTTCCTTATACTCTGTCAGCGCTGACAGAAACAGGATTGTTGCTGACAAAGGTAAAATCTGACGAAAAAGTTAATCTGTCAGTGGATAAAATACTTGTCAATTATGGTTTTGTGACGAATCACATTGATTTGATTGATGAGATTGAGTTAAGTCGCAACGGTCGTGTGAAAACAAATCGTGAGCAGCAATCAAATATTGAGGGACTTTATGCTGCTGGAGATGCGAGTGATTACATAGGTAAAGTTCCTTTGATGTCGGCTGGCTTTGGAGAAGCAGTCACAGCAATCAATGCGATGACAAAAGTTTTGACGTTAGATCATGCCATAAGAAAAGGGCATTCCTCATCACTCTTCTAA
- the ccpA gene encoding catabolite control protein A, whose protein sequence is MVESTTTIYDVARVAGVSMATVSRVVNGNANVKEKTRQKVLDAIAELDYRPNAVARGLASKRTTTVGVILPTITSTYFAAITRGVDDIASMYKYNMILANSDNDVEKEGKILETFLSKQVDGIVYMGSSLDEEVRTALKNTRTPVVLVGTIDGDKELPSVNIDYHLSAYQATTKLAKNGNKKIGYIMGSLTDAENIERMVGYQEALIESGLEFDEELVFEGNYSYEQGKVLVERLLDRGVTGVVVAHDTVAVGVLSALMAKGIKVPEDFEIIAGSNSPITQYTYPSLTSVNQPLYDLGAVAMRLLTKLMLKEEVEENQLILDHEIIERQSTK, encoded by the coding sequence ATGGTAGAATCAACAACAACAATTTATGACGTGGCACGTGTCGCTGGAGTTTCAATGGCAACGGTTAGCCGTGTTGTAAACGGGAATGCAAATGTGAAAGAGAAGACGCGCCAGAAGGTTTTGGATGCTATCGCAGAGCTTGACTATCGTCCAAATGCGGTAGCGCGTGGTCTTGCAAGTAAGCGCACAACAACAGTGGGCGTTATCTTGCCAACCATCACTTCAACTTATTTTGCAGCAATTACACGTGGAGTTGATGATATCGCTTCCATGTATAAGTACAACATGATTTTAGCTAACAGTGATAATGATGTTGAAAAAGAAGGAAAAATTCTTGAAACTTTTCTGTCGAAACAAGTTGATGGAATTGTATACATGGGGTCGTCTTTAGATGAAGAGGTACGTACTGCGCTAAAAAATACGCGCACACCAGTTGTGCTAGTTGGGACAATTGATGGAGATAAAGAACTTCCATCAGTCAATATTGACTATCATCTGTCTGCTTATCAGGCAACAACAAAACTTGCTAAAAATGGAAATAAAAAAATTGGCTATATCATGGGTTCGTTGACTGATGCTGAGAACATTGAACGCATGGTTGGTTATCAAGAAGCTTTGATTGAATCTGGTCTTGAGTTTGACGAAGAATTGGTATTCGAAGGTAATTATAGCTATGAACAAGGGAAAGTTTTGGTCGAACGTTTACTTGATAGAGGAGTGACAGGCGTTGTTGTGGCACATGATACTGTGGCAGTTGGTGTTTTATCAGCCTTGATGGCTAAAGGAATCAAGGTCCCTGAGGATTTTGAAATTATTGCAGGAAGTAATTCACCAATTACGCAATATACTTACCCAAGCTTGACATCTGTTAATCAACCACTCTATGATTTAGGTGCAGTTGCAATGCGTCTTTTGACAAAATTGATGCTTAAAGAAGAAGTAGAAGAAAATCAATTGATTTTGGATCATGAAATCATTGAACGTCAATCTACAAAATAA